From the genome of Vigna angularis cultivar LongXiaoDou No.4 chromosome 11, ASM1680809v1, whole genome shotgun sequence, one region includes:
- the LOC108332419 gene encoding F-box/FBD/LRR-repeat protein At3g14710 has translation MDSSAAIMEGIAKEFTRWQAKVEERDIISEIHESILGHILSFLPTMEAVRTSVLSKGWIDVWTSITNLEFNDGVPFSGKKMQKEQYEYFVNKMLLHLGNLSTQSVSLCLTSYHYEPSMVGAWISSILEKGVQKLHIQYADKVHFPSHSLFSCNSLVQLSLQMTCSLSVPTFACLPNLQTLSISGIKLLSESPIYSKDLILSFPLLKLFEARGCEWSTKQNLCIQAPLLEKCSISVWTSLSNEPCKSSIKIFSPHLTDFSYEGDLEKEIILSNPSSVQTASVVIVIDEDRKENMEKLGSQSQKLLTQIREVERLKLLLYKVLVNAADIFTLLPAFGRLTYLQLNEVTGEALLNILHNSPRLETLVLQNGVFDFNKDALVSTSVPQCFLSSFKAFQFKEFNVHDHELLLAKFVMAIAAVLEKMTICTAFWLQYSDIDMERVKEQILSLPKCSSSLMIQFSQVNGS, from the exons ATGGATTCAAGTGCTGCAATTATGGAGGGTATAGCAAAAGAGTTTACTAGATGGCAAGCAAAGGTTGAAGAAAGAGACATAATAAGCGAAATACATGAAAGCATTCTTGGCCACATCTTGTCTTTCCTTCCAACAATGGAGGCAGTGCGTACCAGTGTGTTATCAAAAGGTTGGATTGATGTTTGGACATCCATCACCAATCTAGAGTTCAATGACGGTGTGCCTTTTTCTGGGAAGAAGATGCAAAAGGAACAATATGAGTATTTTGTGAACAAAATGCTTCTTCACCTTGGCAATTTAAGCACACAAAGTGTCTCTCTTTGTTTAACTTCTTATCATTATGAACCATCCATGGTCGGTGCATGGATCTCCTCTATATTGGAAAAAGGAGTTCAGAAACTTCACATTCAGTATGCTGATAAAGTTCACTTTCCTTCCCATTCTCTCTTTAGTTGCAACTCTCTTGTGCAATTGTCGCTTCAAATGACATGCAGTCTCAGTGTTCCAACCTTTGCATGTCTTCCAAACCTTCAAACTCTTAGCATTTCTGGGATCAAGTTACTGAGTGAATCCCCCATCTATTCAAAAGATCTGATTCTTAGCTTCCCACTTCTCAAACTGTTTGAAGCAAGAGGGTGTGAGTGGTCAACTAAGCAGAATCTTTGTATACAAGCACCTCTACTTGAAAAGTGTTCCATATCAGTGTGGACCTCTCTATCAAATGAACCATGCAAATCTTCCATCAAGATTTTCTCTCCCCATCTGACAGATTTCTCTTACGAGGGTGATCTTGAGAAGGAAATCATTCTTTCAAATCCATCATCAGTTCAAACTGCTTCTGTAGTGATTGTCATTGATGAAgacagaaaagaaaatatggaaaaaCTTGGgtctcaatcacaaaaacttcTTACACAGATCCGTGAAGTGGAACGCTTAAAGTTACTGTTGTACAAG GTTTTAGTGAATGCTGCTGATATTTTCACCCTTCTACCAGCTTTTGGGAGATTGACATATCTGCAACTTAATGAAGTTACTGGTGAAGCTCTGCTGAACATACTCCACAATTCTCCTAGGCTTGAGACTCTAGTTTTACAAAAT GGGGTATTTGACTTCAATAAAGATGCTTTGGTTTCTACTTCAGTGCCTCAGTGCTTTCTGTCTAGCTTCAAAGCTTTTCAGTTCAAAGAGTTTAATGTGCATGATCATGAGCTTCTTCTGGCAAAATTTGTGATGGCAATTGCAGCAGTCTTGGAGAAAATGACTATTTGTACTGC